A single Blastococcus colisei DNA region contains:
- a CDS encoding putative bifunctional diguanylate cyclase/phosphodiesterase, which translates to MSVSISTPPDDDMVPPEIVATVFYSATVSDSLAILVAETVGSSQRLTWGNQGAMQLLGYGLEDLRTLPAAHLFPTLGGGELKLLLRRERTARMTLPIRTASGATVDAVVITTPAPGGRTWTMRILDTANEQERALRATADAHERRFSALTERSPIPTLLSEQGMRLAHVNDAFCTLVGLRAEQLLGTGWIDTVHEDDLDGVIEQVAAALDGAEVEIQARLVRADGSVRTTVIRFAHLFTPGMGAGFVGTIEDITDRLAFEAKLAHQANHDPLTGLPNRTLLAQYVADRFQAGTSGLACLFLDLDNFKVVNDSLGHTAGDELLVEVANRLGATVRPGDLVARFGGDEFVVVCENVDEEAAVALAGRVSDALARPMRLGGVDIRPYASVGVTVQTAEHVAAEELIRDCDIAMYQAKASGKGRVTVLDQEARAQARDKLRLVAELRDAIERREITMYYQPIFSTRDGQPVAVESLARWNHPERGPISPTVFVPLAEESGLITALGRLVLDETCRQLAEWDHLLGTGVVGRGNVNVSALQLDDNLAAQVAAALDRHSLAPPRIQIEITESALMKDPTSAREVLEQLRDLGVELAIDDFGTGYSSLAYLRHLPVDCLKVDRSFVAELADGHSEIASAVIAMARNLNLCTVAEGVETVEQAEELTRLGATYLQGFSLAEPMSGGHTAAWFAAHSEETP; encoded by the coding sequence GTGTCCGTCTCGATCAGCACGCCGCCCGACGACGACATGGTGCCGCCGGAGATCGTCGCCACGGTCTTCTACAGCGCGACCGTGAGCGACAGCCTGGCCATCCTCGTCGCCGAGACAGTGGGCAGCAGCCAGCGCCTGACGTGGGGCAACCAGGGCGCGATGCAGCTCCTGGGCTACGGCCTGGAAGACCTGCGGACGCTGCCGGCCGCCCACCTCTTCCCGACCCTGGGTGGTGGCGAGCTCAAGCTGCTCCTCCGGCGCGAGCGCACCGCCCGCATGACCCTGCCGATCCGCACCGCCAGCGGAGCCACGGTCGACGCCGTCGTCATCACCACCCCCGCGCCGGGCGGCCGCACGTGGACGATGCGCATCCTCGACACCGCCAACGAGCAGGAACGTGCCCTGCGGGCCACGGCCGACGCGCACGAACGCCGGTTCTCCGCGCTCACCGAGCGCTCCCCGATCCCCACCCTGCTCTCGGAGCAGGGGATGCGGCTGGCACACGTCAACGACGCGTTCTGCACCCTGGTCGGCCTGCGGGCCGAGCAGCTCCTCGGCACGGGCTGGATCGACACGGTGCACGAGGACGACCTCGACGGCGTCATCGAGCAGGTCGCCGCCGCGCTGGACGGCGCCGAGGTGGAGATCCAGGCCCGCCTCGTCCGCGCCGACGGCTCCGTCCGGACGACGGTCATCCGCTTCGCCCACCTGTTCACGCCCGGCATGGGCGCGGGCTTCGTCGGGACCATCGAGGACATCACCGACCGGCTGGCGTTCGAGGCCAAGCTCGCGCACCAGGCCAACCACGACCCCCTCACCGGGCTGCCCAACCGCACCCTGCTGGCCCAGTACGTCGCGGACCGGTTCCAGGCCGGCACCAGCGGTCTGGCCTGTCTCTTCCTCGACCTGGACAACTTCAAGGTCGTCAACGACTCCCTGGGCCACACCGCCGGCGACGAGCTGCTCGTCGAGGTGGCGAACCGCCTGGGCGCCACGGTGCGCCCGGGCGACCTGGTGGCCCGCTTCGGTGGCGACGAGTTCGTCGTGGTCTGCGAGAACGTGGACGAGGAGGCGGCGGTCGCGCTGGCCGGCCGGGTCTCGGACGCCCTGGCGCGGCCGATGCGCCTGGGCGGGGTGGACATCCGCCCCTACGCCAGCGTCGGTGTCACCGTGCAGACCGCCGAGCACGTCGCCGCCGAGGAGCTCATCCGCGACTGCGACATCGCCATGTACCAGGCGAAGGCCAGCGGGAAGGGGCGGGTGACGGTCCTCGACCAGGAGGCCCGCGCCCAGGCCCGGGACAAGCTGCGCCTGGTCGCGGAACTGCGCGACGCCATCGAGCGCCGCGAGATCACGATGTACTACCAGCCGATCTTCAGCACCCGCGACGGCCAGCCGGTCGCCGTCGAGTCGCTGGCCCGCTGGAACCACCCGGAGCGCGGGCCGATCAGCCCGACGGTGTTCGTGCCGCTGGCCGAGGAGAGCGGCCTGATCACCGCCCTGGGCCGGCTCGTCCTCGACGAGACCTGCCGCCAGCTCGCCGAGTGGGATCACCTGCTGGGGACGGGCGTGGTGGGTCGGGGGAACGTGAACGTCTCCGCGCTCCAGCTCGACGACAACCTCGCCGCGCAGGTCGCCGCAGCCCTCGATCGCCACTCCCTGGCGCCGCCCAGGATCCAGATCGAGATCACCGAGTCGGCCCTGATGAAGGACCCGACGTCGGCCCGCGAGGTGCTCGAGCAGCTGCGCGACCTCGGCGTGGAACTGGCGATCGACGACTTCGGCACCGGCTACTCGTCGCTGGCCTACCTGCGGCACCTGCCGGTCGACTGCCTGAAGGTCGACCGCTCGTTCGTCGCCGAGCTGGCCGACGGTCACTCCGAGATCGCCTCGGCGGTCATCGCGATGGCCCGCAACCTCAACCTGTGCACCGTGGCCGAGGGGGTGGAGACCGTCGAGCAGGCCGAGGAGCTGACCCGCCTCGGCGCGACCTACCTCCAGGGCTTCAGCCTCGCCGAGCCGATGAGCGGCGGGCACACCGCGGCCTGGTTCGCCGCCCACTCGGAGGAAACCCCATGA
- a CDS encoding HDOD domain-containing protein has product MTVTPFPGADVASAPVFDIEKVLAGIDQMAAQRPVAAQIVSVANSDDTDAKALARILASDVALASRVMKLANSAYFGMRGRVTSLQFAVTVVGFTTVRTMATVALTDLDDESRLPENFWGVTTSLALGASILAPKFGERPQDSLCLGLLAQMGAALLHHNDPDGYTEIITAHPTYPGRRSAETRRYGINSLRLTSVALEQWGFPVAMTTPLKEVDDHQSMDGALLRAAFEVASRLTLEDYEDIPITRITCGRLREDDLVPVLDQVRSDAAELRRAMLGDSAADDPDANPDEWVV; this is encoded by the coding sequence ATGACTGTCACCCCGTTCCCGGGGGCCGACGTCGCCTCGGCGCCGGTGTTCGACATCGAGAAGGTTCTGGCCGGCATCGACCAGATGGCCGCCCAGCGGCCGGTCGCGGCCCAGATCGTCTCGGTGGCGAACTCCGACGACACGGACGCCAAGGCCCTGGCCCGGATCCTCGCCTCCGACGTCGCCCTGGCCAGCCGGGTCATGAAGCTCGCCAACTCCGCCTACTTCGGCATGCGGGGTCGCGTGACCTCGCTGCAGTTCGCGGTCACCGTCGTCGGCTTCACGACCGTGCGCACGATGGCGACCGTGGCGCTGACCGACCTCGACGACGAGTCGCGACTGCCGGAGAACTTCTGGGGCGTCACCACCAGCCTGGCGCTGGGCGCCTCGATCCTCGCCCCGAAGTTCGGCGAGCGGCCCCAGGACTCGCTGTGCCTGGGCCTGCTGGCACAGATGGGTGCGGCGCTGCTGCACCACAACGATCCCGACGGCTACACCGAGATCATCACCGCCCACCCGACGTATCCCGGCCGACGCTCGGCGGAGACCCGCCGGTACGGCATCAACAGTCTCCGGCTGACATCGGTCGCGCTGGAGCAGTGGGGCTTCCCGGTGGCGATGACCACTCCGCTGAAGGAGGTCGACGACCACCAGTCGATGGACGGCGCGCTGCTGCGGGCCGCCTTCGAGGTGGCCTCGCGGCTGACCCTCGAGGACTACGAGGACATACCGATCACGCGCATCACCTGCGGCCGGCTCCGTGAGGACGACCTGGTGCCGGTCCTGGACCAGGTCCGGTCGGACGCCGCCGAGCTGCGCCGCGCCATGCTGGGCGACTCGGCCGCCGACGACCCCGACGCGAACCCGGACGAGTGGGTCGTCTGA
- a CDS encoding acyl-CoA dehydrogenase family protein: protein MNFDYDSEQDDLREAVRGLLSRAYADSEQRRTVVKTDPGFDEKTWTRLAEMGLLGLPFAEEDGGMGAGPIEVAIVAEEIGRVLAPEPFIETVVLAGGLIAAVGTAEQKGELLGGISEGATIAVFAHAEPGTRWTPTAEGVTATQSGDGWTLTGVKEPVPSGARADVLIVSAAIDGGTGLFLVQGDASGLTRTGYRTHDGTRAANVRFEGTAAVALGAGGDQTAAIERALGEARIAYGHEAIGAMDTALRTTAEYLKTRKQFGVTLNKFQALTFRAADMYVSLELARSTALWASMVQDCGGDVVSAADRARLQVSRAGRHIGKEAIQLHGGIGVTAEYSVGHYTSRLTAIDHLLGDGDWAADRLAATVTSYETVDPLGAPYA from the coding sequence GTGAACTTCGACTACGACAGCGAGCAGGACGACCTCCGCGAGGCGGTGCGCGGCCTGCTGAGCCGCGCCTACGCCGACAGCGAGCAGCGCCGCACCGTCGTGAAGACGGACCCGGGCTTCGACGAGAAGACCTGGACGCGGCTGGCCGAGATGGGCCTGCTGGGCCTCCCCTTCGCCGAGGAGGACGGCGGCATGGGCGCCGGTCCGATCGAGGTGGCGATCGTCGCCGAGGAGATCGGGCGCGTCCTGGCCCCCGAGCCGTTCATCGAGACCGTCGTCCTGGCCGGTGGGCTGATCGCCGCCGTCGGCACGGCGGAGCAGAAGGGCGAGCTCCTCGGAGGCATCTCCGAGGGGGCGACGATCGCCGTCTTCGCGCACGCCGAGCCCGGCACGCGCTGGACGCCGACGGCCGAGGGCGTCACCGCCACGCAGAGCGGCGACGGCTGGACGCTGACCGGCGTCAAGGAGCCGGTACCCAGCGGCGCTCGGGCCGACGTCCTGATCGTGTCCGCCGCGATCGACGGCGGAACCGGCCTGTTCCTCGTGCAGGGGGACGCCTCCGGGCTGACCCGCACCGGATACCGCACCCACGACGGCACCCGGGCGGCCAACGTCCGCTTCGAGGGCACGGCCGCCGTCGCTCTCGGCGCGGGCGGCGACCAGACGGCCGCCATCGAGCGGGCGCTCGGGGAGGCCCGGATCGCCTACGGCCACGAGGCCATCGGCGCCATGGACACCGCGCTGCGCACCACGGCGGAGTACCTGAAGACCCGCAAGCAGTTCGGGGTCACGCTCAACAAGTTCCAGGCGCTCACGTTCCGCGCGGCGGACATGTACGTGTCCCTGGAGCTGGCCCGCAGCACCGCGCTGTGGGCGTCGATGGTGCAGGACTGCGGCGGCGACGTCGTCTCGGCGGCCGACCGTGCCCGGCTGCAGGTCAGCCGCGCGGGCCGGCACATCGGCAAGGAGGCCATCCAGCTGCACGGCGGGATCGGCGTGACCGCGGAGTACTCCGTCGGCCACTACACCAGCCGCCTCACCGCGATCGACCACCTGCTCGGCGACGGCGACTGGGCCGCGGACCGGCTCGCCGCGACGGTCACCAGCTACGAGACGGTCGACCCGCTCGGCGCCCCGTACGCCTGA
- a CDS encoding acyl-CoA dehydrogenase family protein: MRLQLSPELEAFREEMRTFFTTQVPQEIRDTVAAHRHVSKEQYVETQRVLDAAGLAVPHWPVEWGGRDWTPLQRHIWREEMQLANVPEPLAFNTSMIGPVIAAFGNQEQKERFLPKTANLDIWWCQGFSEPDAGSDLASLRTTAVRDGDDWVVNGQKTWTTLGQHADWIFCLVRTDPGAEKKQRGISLLVFPMDSPGVTLRPIELIDGGFEVNEVFFEDVRVPAENLIGEENRGWDYAKFLLGNERVGIARVGSTKSMLAEAKQHAREVSVGGRPLADDPRMAARIAELENELLALELTALRVAANSADGKPHPASSVLKLRGSELQQAATELLVDIAGPLSLASFADDGSDVPDWARVATPHYLNYRKVSIYGGSNEVQRTIIAGSILGL; the protein is encoded by the coding sequence ATGCGGTTGCAGCTGTCCCCGGAGCTCGAAGCCTTTCGGGAGGAGATGCGGACCTTCTTCACCACCCAGGTGCCGCAGGAGATCCGCGACACCGTCGCGGCCCACCGGCACGTGAGCAAGGAGCAGTACGTCGAGACCCAGCGCGTGCTCGACGCCGCCGGGCTGGCCGTGCCGCACTGGCCGGTCGAGTGGGGTGGCCGGGACTGGACGCCGCTGCAGCGCCACATCTGGCGCGAGGAGATGCAGCTGGCCAACGTGCCGGAGCCGCTGGCCTTCAACACCAGCATGATCGGACCCGTCATCGCGGCCTTCGGCAACCAGGAGCAGAAGGAGCGCTTCCTGCCGAAGACGGCCAACCTCGACATCTGGTGGTGCCAGGGCTTCTCCGAGCCTGACGCCGGGTCCGACCTCGCCTCCCTGCGCACCACCGCCGTCCGCGACGGCGACGACTGGGTCGTCAACGGTCAGAAGACCTGGACGACGCTCGGCCAGCACGCCGACTGGATCTTCTGCCTGGTCCGCACCGACCCGGGCGCGGAGAAGAAGCAGCGCGGCATCTCGTTGCTGGTCTTCCCGATGGACTCCCCCGGCGTCACCCTCCGCCCGATCGAGCTCATCGACGGCGGCTTCGAGGTCAACGAGGTCTTCTTCGAAGACGTCCGCGTCCCGGCGGAGAACCTGATCGGCGAGGAGAACCGCGGCTGGGACTACGCCAAGTTCCTGCTCGGCAACGAGCGCGTCGGCATCGCCCGCGTCGGTTCCACGAAGAGCATGCTGGCCGAGGCCAAGCAGCACGCCCGGGAGGTCAGCGTCGGCGGTCGCCCCCTCGCGGACGACCCGCGGATGGCCGCTCGCATCGCCGAGCTCGAGAACGAGCTGCTGGCTCTGGAGCTCACCGCGCTCCGGGTGGCCGCCAACTCCGCCGACGGCAAGCCGCACCCCGCCTCGTCGGTGCTCAAGCTGCGCGGCTCGGAGCTGCAGCAGGCGGCCACCGAGCTGCTCGTCGACATCGCCGGCCCGCTCTCGCTGGCCTCCTTCGCGGACGACGGCTCCGACGTCCCCGACTGGGCGCGGGTCGCGACGCCGCACTACCTGAACTACCGCAAGGTCTCCATCTACGGAGGCTCCAACGAGGTGCAGCGCACCATCATCGCCGGCTCGATCCTGGGGTTGTGA
- a CDS encoding formate/nitrite transporter family protein, translating into MARPPDPDTIYARAKDEGERRLTMPLAEQASSGFIAGVTIVFGIVALGMVHDLLEPAFGAGPADLAGALAFGVGVVFLVVGRTELFTENFFDPVATAIDRSGRAPWLELGRLWGVVLVLNLVGGAVMTGIFVVPGALPSGAHEVLAGVAEHIAGKESLATFTRAIAAGALLTLLSFLLHSADSTGSRMALAWVVGAFLALGPFDHVVVSALHLLFGIWLGAAIGYADLALNIGLAAAGNLLGGILLMTLTHAVQARTARGSDG; encoded by the coding sequence ATGGCGCGCCCCCCGGATCCCGACACCATCTACGCGCGCGCCAAGGACGAGGGCGAGCGCCGACTCACCATGCCGCTGGCGGAACAGGCCTCCAGCGGTTTCATCGCCGGCGTCACGATCGTCTTCGGCATCGTGGCCCTCGGCATGGTGCACGACCTGCTCGAGCCGGCGTTCGGCGCCGGGCCCGCCGACCTCGCCGGTGCGCTGGCGTTCGGCGTGGGCGTCGTGTTCCTGGTCGTCGGGCGCACGGAGCTGTTCACCGAGAACTTCTTCGACCCGGTCGCCACCGCCATCGACCGTTCGGGCCGGGCGCCGTGGCTGGAGCTCGGCCGGCTCTGGGGCGTCGTCCTGGTGCTGAACCTGGTCGGCGGCGCGGTGATGACCGGCATCTTCGTGGTGCCGGGAGCGCTCCCCTCGGGCGCCCACGAGGTCCTCGCCGGCGTGGCCGAACACATCGCCGGCAAGGAGTCGCTGGCCACCTTCACGCGCGCGATCGCCGCCGGGGCGCTGCTCACCCTGCTGTCGTTCCTGCTGCACTCGGCCGACTCCACCGGCAGCCGCATGGCCCTGGCCTGGGTGGTGGGTGCGTTCCTCGCCCTCGGGCCCTTCGACCACGTCGTCGTCTCGGCGCTGCACCTGCTCTTCGGCATCTGGCTGGGCGCGGCGATCGGTTACGCCGACCTCGCGCTCAACATCGGGCTGGCCGCGGCGGGCAACCTGCTCGGCGGCATCCTGCTGATGACGCTCACCCACGCGGTCCAGGCACGGACCGCGCGTGGATCGGACGGCTGA
- a CDS encoding 4-hydroxybenzoate 3-monooxygenase: MRTQVGIIGAGPAGLLLSRLLTLQGVDNVVLENRSREYVEARIRAGILEQHTVDTLTDAGLGDRLHREGLEHHGIYLQYPGTRHKLDFPELCGRTVWVYGQTEVTKDLIKAQLDGGPPLLFEVSDVTPEDVDSDSPRIRFTDAEGNPQVLECDVIAGTDGFHGPSRAVVQQGSPGRTWERTYPYAWLGVLADAAPATDELIYAWHPEGFGLYSMRSPTVSRLYLQVDPSEKIEDWSDDRIWDNLAKRFALDGWELTTGTITEKSVLPMRSFVSAPMRRGRLFLAGDAAHIVPPTGAKGLNLAVADVTLLASALVRLLTEGRTDLVDSYSDRALARVWRCTHFSWSMTSMLHRSGDDFDAELQLSQLRRVCSSEPAARELAENYTGLPLDV, translated from the coding sequence GTGCGCACCCAGGTTGGCATCATCGGGGCCGGTCCGGCCGGTCTCCTCCTGTCCCGGCTGCTGACGCTGCAGGGCGTCGACAACGTCGTCCTGGAGAACCGCTCCCGGGAGTACGTCGAGGCGCGGATCCGGGCCGGCATCCTCGAGCAGCACACCGTCGACACGCTCACCGACGCCGGGCTCGGCGACCGGCTGCACCGCGAGGGCCTCGAGCACCACGGCATCTACCTGCAGTACCCGGGGACGCGCCACAAGCTGGACTTCCCGGAGCTGTGCGGCCGCACGGTGTGGGTCTACGGGCAGACCGAGGTCACCAAGGACCTCATCAAGGCACAGCTGGACGGCGGCCCGCCGCTGCTGTTCGAGGTCTCCGACGTCACCCCGGAGGACGTGGACTCCGACTCCCCGCGGATCCGGTTCACCGACGCCGAGGGCAACCCCCAGGTGCTCGAGTGCGACGTGATCGCGGGTACCGACGGCTTCCACGGACCCTCGCGGGCGGTCGTTCAGCAGGGCTCCCCGGGTCGGACCTGGGAGCGCACCTACCCCTACGCGTGGCTCGGCGTCCTGGCCGACGCCGCGCCGGCGACCGACGAGCTGATCTACGCCTGGCACCCCGAGGGCTTCGGGCTCTACTCGATGCGCTCGCCGACGGTGTCCCGGCTCTACCTGCAGGTGGACCCGTCGGAGAAGATCGAGGACTGGTCCGACGACCGGATCTGGGACAACCTCGCCAAGCGGTTCGCCCTCGACGGCTGGGAGCTCACCACCGGCACGATCACCGAGAAGTCGGTGCTGCCGATGCGTTCGTTCGTGAGCGCCCCGATGCGCCGTGGCCGGCTGTTCCTCGCCGGCGACGCCGCGCACATCGTGCCGCCGACCGGGGCGAAGGGCCTCAACCTCGCCGTCGCCGACGTGACGCTGCTGGCCTCCGCCCTGGTCCGGCTGTTGACGGAGGGCCGGACCGACCTGGTCGACAGCTACTCCGACCGGGCGCTGGCCCGCGTGTGGCGGTGCACGCACTTCTCCTGGTCCATGACCTCGATGCTGCACCGCTCCGGCGACGACTTCGACGCCGAGCTCCAGCTCTCCCAGCTGCGCCGGGTGTGCTCGTCGGAGCCCGCCGCTCGCGAGCTCGCCGAGAACTACACCGGCCTCCCGCTGGACGTCTGA
- a CDS encoding IclR family transcriptional regulator, translating into MAGRSGTPGRSVTSRALAILDAFDSSAPRLTLSEIAERSGTPLTTAHRLLGELTDWGALVRRSDGHYEIGRKLWDLGLLAPVQLELRQVAAPFLQDLHTTIRDTVHLAVREGLQALYVERISGRESVPIVSQVGSRLPLHATGVGKVLLAAAPLDVVEQAMRSLTRQTRHTVVEPGRLRRELAEVRRRQYARTSEEMSAGAASLAVPVQVERRSGPVVVAALGIVVPPHRRDLPRLVPVLQVAARGIGRELARTRDFH; encoded by the coding sequence ATGGCCGGCCGCAGCGGCACGCCCGGCCGCTCGGTGACCTCCCGCGCCCTGGCCATCCTCGACGCCTTCGACAGCAGCGCCCCGCGGCTCACCCTCTCCGAGATCGCCGAGCGGTCGGGCACGCCGTTGACGACGGCCCACCGCCTGCTCGGCGAACTGACCGACTGGGGGGCGCTGGTCCGGCGCTCCGACGGCCACTACGAGATCGGCCGCAAGCTCTGGGACCTCGGGCTGCTGGCGCCGGTCCAGTTGGAGCTGCGCCAGGTGGCCGCGCCCTTCCTCCAGGACCTGCACACCACCATCCGCGACACGGTCCACCTCGCCGTCCGCGAGGGACTGCAGGCGCTCTACGTCGAGCGGATCTCCGGCCGCGAGTCGGTGCCGATCGTCAGCCAGGTCGGCAGCCGGCTGCCGCTGCATGCGACCGGGGTGGGCAAGGTGCTCCTGGCCGCTGCCCCGCTCGACGTGGTGGAACAGGCGATGCGCTCACTCACCCGCCAGACGCGGCACACGGTGGTCGAGCCCGGTCGGCTGCGCCGGGAGCTCGCCGAGGTCCGTCGCCGCCAGTACGCGCGGACGTCGGAGGAGATGTCCGCGGGCGCGGCGTCGCTGGCGGTGCCGGTGCAGGTGGAGCGGCGCAGTGGCCCCGTCGTCGTCGCGGCGCTCGGCATCGTCGTCCCCCCGCACCGGCGGGACCTCCCCCGCCTCGTGCCCGTGCTGCAGGTCGCCGCCCGAGGCATCGGCCGGGAACTGGCCCGCACCCGCGACTTCCACTGA
- the pcaH gene encoding protocatechuate 3,4-dioxygenase subunit beta translates to MTGTTSGSRLHVPSYLREDDSLRTPVGFPDYRSTGLRAPLRTPVDLPHRLTEVTGPVLGEDRVQSQDADLTLRNGGEAVGQRILVYGQVLDSGGRPVPDALVEVWQANAGGRYRHVVDNWPAPLDPHFDGLGRVVTDSLGRYEFLTIKPGAYPWGNHHNAWRPAHIHFSLFGRAFTQRLVTQMYFPDDPLFGQDPIYNAIPPAARHRAISRYSLERTQDNWALAFEWNIVLRGTDQTPFETDDDGDVA, encoded by the coding sequence ATGACCGGGACCACATCCGGTAGCCGGCTGCACGTGCCGAGCTACCTGCGCGAGGACGACTCGCTGCGCACGCCCGTCGGCTTCCCCGACTACAGGAGCACCGGGCTCCGCGCGCCGCTGCGGACCCCGGTCGACCTGCCGCACCGGCTGACCGAGGTCACCGGCCCGGTACTCGGCGAGGACAGGGTCCAGTCGCAGGACGCCGACCTGACCCTGCGCAACGGCGGTGAGGCCGTGGGCCAGCGGATCCTCGTGTACGGCCAGGTCCTCGACAGCGGCGGCCGCCCGGTGCCCGATGCGCTGGTCGAGGTCTGGCAGGCCAACGCCGGCGGCCGCTACCGGCACGTCGTGGACAACTGGCCGGCGCCGCTGGACCCGCACTTCGACGGGCTGGGCCGCGTGGTCACCGACAGCCTCGGCCGGTACGAGTTCCTGACGATCAAGCCCGGCGCCTACCCCTGGGGCAACCACCACAACGCGTGGCGCCCGGCGCACATCCACTTCAGCCTGTTCGGGCGGGCGTTCACCCAGCGCCTGGTCACGCAGATGTACTTCCCCGACGATCCGCTGTTCGGCCAGGACCCGATCTACAACGCCATCCCGCCCGCGGCGCGGCACCGGGCGATCAGCCGCTACTCCCTCGAGCGGACGCAGGACAACTGGGCGCTGGCTTTCGAGTGGAACATCGTGCTGCGCGGCACGGACCAGACGCCTTTCGAGACCGACGACGACGGAGACGTGGCGTGA
- the pcaG gene encoding protocatechuate 3,4-dioxygenase subunit alpha, giving the protein MNPLDVPEATGPYQPRSGRRGSGFLTEPFRLGTTPSATVGPYLAIGLTWPDGIWAADEGAEGGVWIRGRVFDGAGDVVPDAMVETWQADPDGGFPSPEDPRGAASYPGFRGYARAQTLTGEFGVFTLKPGRVPDGEGGLQAPHIDVSVFARGILDRVVTRIYFADEAGANAEDVVLRGLPEDRRSTLVAERTDDGYRFDIHLQGDRETVFFAV; this is encoded by the coding sequence GTGAACCCGCTGGACGTTCCTGAGGCGACCGGCCCGTACCAGCCCCGCTCCGGCCGGCGCGGCAGCGGATTCCTGACCGAGCCCTTCCGGCTGGGCACCACCCCGAGCGCCACCGTCGGCCCCTACCTGGCCATCGGGCTGACCTGGCCGGACGGCATCTGGGCCGCGGACGAGGGCGCCGAGGGCGGCGTCTGGATCCGCGGCCGGGTGTTCGACGGCGCCGGCGACGTCGTCCCCGATGCCATGGTGGAGACCTGGCAGGCAGACCCGGACGGCGGCTTTCCGTCGCCGGAGGACCCGCGCGGTGCAGCGTCCTACCCCGGGTTCCGCGGGTACGCCCGCGCGCAGACCCTCACCGGCGAGTTCGGCGTCTTCACACTCAAGCCCGGCCGGGTGCCCGACGGCGAGGGGGGCCTGCAGGCGCCGCACATCGACGTCTCGGTGTTCGCCCGCGGCATCCTCGACCGGGTCGTCACCCGCATCTACTTCGCCGACGAGGCCGGGGCCAACGCCGAGGACGTCGTCCTGCGCGGCCTGCCCGAGGACCGGCGGAGCACGCTGGTCGCCGAGCGGACCGACGACGGCTACCGGTTCGACATCCACCTCCAGGGCGACCGGGAGACGGTGTTCTTCGCGGTATGA